One genomic window of Arachis stenosperma cultivar V10309 chromosome 10, arast.V10309.gnm1.PFL2, whole genome shotgun sequence includes the following:
- the LOC130956761 gene encoding uncharacterized protein LOC130956761: MAVMANLANTMEANAAATLQAVQRLGQPTGNGNENENGEGNTNDNAEGNGDNTGGVPMTLATFLKVHPPTFRGSTDPIEADHWFQAMERALQAQHVPLNQYVEFAAYQLTGEAQPWWQAECHLLQLQNTNIPWEVFQMAFYKKYFSEFAREAKEMELMQLKQGSMSVAEYTNKFEELCRFSRVCQGDPETFESWRCIKYQRGLKDNIMTAVAPMKIRVFSDLVNKARVVEEYAKTVATSKDTHGGSSSRGHGKYFHPRGQSFKRGGYTPQGQGGFRKNNQNQFQYAKGRGNQSKSSLDLACDRCGRFHPYDSCKIGLGGCFKCGLPGHIARDCSRGRNQNSGQSQHQGRVFAVNAKDASKADPLMKGICLIGDKSLVALYDTGASHSFISFAKVEELGLKVSELPFDLHAHTPH; encoded by the coding sequence ATGGCGGTGATGGCGAATCTCGCTAACACCATGGAAGCTAATGCTGCTGCGACTCTGCAAGCAGTGCAGAGATTGGGCCAACCGACTGGGAATGGCAACGAAAATGAGAATGGCGAAGGGAATACCAATGATAATGCTGAGGGTAACGGCGATAACACAGGAGGAGTTCCGATGACCTTGGCGACGTTCCTCAAGGTTCATCCGCCAACTTTCCGAGGATCCACAGATCCTATTGAAGCGGACCACTGGTTCCAAGCTATGGAGCGTGCTTTACAGGCGCAGCATGTTCCTCTCAATCAATATGTAGAGTTTGCCGCTTATCAGCTAACGGGAGAGGCCCAGCCCTGGTGGCAAGCTGAGTGTCATTTGCTACAGCTTCAGAACACCAACATTCCATGGGAGGTGTTCCAAATGGCTTTCTACAAGAAATACTTTTCTGAGTTTGCAAGGGAAGCAAAGGAGATGGAGCTAatgcagctgaagcaaggttCCATGTCTGTGGCAGAGTACACCAACAAGTTCGAAGAGCTTTGTAGGTTTTCTCGGGTATGTCAGGGTGACCCAGAGACTTTCGAGAGCTGGAGGTGCATTAAGTACCAAAGGGGCTTGAAGGACAACATTATGACTGCTGTAGCTCCTATGAAGATCCGTGTCTTCTCCGACTTGGTGAACAAAGCAAGGGTAGTGGAGGAGTATGCCAAGACAGTGGCGACATCTAAGGACACTCATGGAGGGAGCTCTAGTCGTGGGCATGGCAAGTATTTTCATCCTAGAGGACAAAGCTTCAAAAGAGGGGGATATACTCCTCAAGGCCAAGGGGGCTTCAGAAAGAACAATCAGAATCAGTTTCAGTATGCTAAAGGAAGAGGAAATCAAAGTAAGAGTTCTCTGGATTTAGCTTGTGATCGTTGTGGACGTTTTCACCCTTATGACTCATGTAAGATTGGTTTAGGTGGTTGCTTCAAGTGTGGGTTACCTGGCCACATTGCGAGGGATTGCTCTCGTGGGAGGAATCAGAATTCGGGCCAGAGTCAGCATCAAGGTCGAGTCTTTGCTGTGAATGCCAAGGATGCTTCCAAGGCGGATCCTTTGATGAAAGGTATATGTCTAATTGGTGATAAATCCTTAGTTGCATTATATGATACTGGAGCTTCGCATTCGTTTATTTCATTTGCTAAAGTTGAGGAATTAGGCTTGAAAGTATCAGAGTTACCTTTTGATCTACATGCACATACTCCGCATTAA